One genomic window of Saccopteryx bilineata isolate mSacBil1 chromosome 4, mSacBil1_pri_phased_curated, whole genome shotgun sequence includes the following:
- the GTPBP6 gene encoding putative GTP-binding protein 6 codes for MEKRWKELEAAWGVQVFDRFTVVLHIFRCNARTKEARLQVALAELPVLRSRLKDRISHLDGRGGSSRYIMGSGESLVQLQQQHLMRAEEMKIRKALERLREFPVVSVVGYTNSDWKSVCPECPAGRTHPFNKKSGGVILTITCRPLVHGPWEAEERREREREREREEREEGEEQEASTPICALTRQAQGFEPATSAFPGQRFTHCATTCQATIPCLKIAPRDPDTVHISEALHVLNAWVV; via the exons atggagaaaagatgg AAAGAACTGGAGGCCGCCTGGGGCGTGCAGGTGTTCGACCGGTTCACGGTGGTCCTGCACATTTTCCGCTGCAACGCCCGGACCAAGGAGGCACGGCTGCAGGTGGCCCTGGCTGAGCTCCCTGTGCTCAG GTCCCGCCTGAAAGACAGGATTTCCCACCTGGATGGACGTGGAGGGAGCTCTCGCTACATCATGGGGTCAG GAGAGTCATTGgtgcagctgcagcagcagcatCTCATGAGGGCGGAGGAGATGAAAATTCGGAAGGCCCTGGAGCGGCTGCGGGAGTTCCCGGTGGTCTCTGTGGTGGGCTACACCAACAGTG ACTGGAAGTCAGTTTGCCCGGAATGTCCTGCTGGAAGAACACATCCCTTTAACAAAAAGTCTGGAGGAGTCATCCTTACAATTACATGCAGACCTTTGGTTCATGGCCCCTGGGAGGCTGAAG aaaggagagagagggagagagagagagagagagaggagagagaagagggggaggagcaggaagcatcaactcccatatgtgccttgaccaggcaagcccagggttttgaacctgcgacctcagcatttccaggtcaacgctttacccactgcgccaccacatgtcaggcaacAATTCCATGTTTAAAAATAGCTCCCCGGGACCCGGACACAGTTCACATTTCTGAAGCCCTTCATGTTCTCAATGCCTGGGTTGTCTGA